A genomic stretch from Helianthus annuus cultivar XRQ/B chromosome 1, HanXRQr2.0-SUNRISE, whole genome shotgun sequence includes:
- the LOC110877922 gene encoding protein PROTON GRADIENT REGULATION 5, chloroplastic, translating into MATSSLTATGFTSSFHGTWGTSIAGEDYSTMVAKTAPIRVRVGNNPLRSGPMMGNVNEGKGIFAPLVVITRNIVGKKRFNQLRGKSIALHSQVITEFCKSIGADSKQRQGLIRLAKKNGEKLGFLA; encoded by the exons ATGGCAACATCATCACTAACTGCAACTGGGTTCACTTCTTCTTTCCATGGAACTTGGGGGACTTCCATAGCTGGTGAAGATTATTCCACCATGGTGGCTAAGACTGCACCCATTCGGGTTCGAGTCGGGAACAACCCCTTACGATCCGGCCCCATGATGGGGAACGTTAACGAAGGAAAGGGGATCTTCGCGCCTTTAGTTGTCATCACCCGGAACATCGTTGGAAAGAAGCGGTTTAATCAGCTTAGAGGGAAATCAATTGCTTTACACTCACAG GTAATCACAGAGTTCTGTAAATCAATCGGGGCGGATTCAAAACAACGACAAGGGCTGATTCGTTTGGCGAAGAAGAATGGCGAAAAACTTGGATTCCTAGCTTAG